Proteins encoded within one genomic window of Candidatus Fusobacterium pullicola:
- a CDS encoding fructose PTS transporter subunit IIA — MKIVEKLVVLSNEENLSKDEVIKLLATKLLEAGYLNDYEEYLNSVYKREEIAATTVGYGIGLPHGKGACVKESVVAFMRVKNPVLWNLQENEKVKVIFMLAVSEKDGQVLHNDTLVELSKKILNEKFREKIETSNNIEEIVQLINS, encoded by the coding sequence ATGAAAATAGTGGAAAAATTGGTAGTTTTAAGTAATGAGGAGAATTTATCTAAAGATGAGGTAATAAAGTTATTAGCTACTAAATTATTAGAAGCTGGATATTTAAATGACTATGAGGAATACCTAAACTCTGTTTATAAGAGAGAAGAGATAGCAGCTACAACTGTTGGTTATGGTATAGGGTTACCTCATGGAAAAGGAGCATGTGTAAAAGAATCGGTAGTAGCTTTTATGAGAGTAAAAAATCCAGTTTTATGGAATCTTCAAGAAAATGAAAAAGTAAAAGTAATATTTATGTTAGCAGTTTCAGAAAAAGATGGACAAGTTTTACATAATGATACTTTAGTTGAATTATCTAAGAAAATATTAAATGAAAAGTTTAGAGAAAAGATAGAAACGAGTAACAATATAGAAGAGATAGTTCAATTAATAAATAGCTAG
- the rplQ gene encoding 50S ribosomal protein L17, protein MNHNKSYRKLGRRADHRKAMLKNLTISLLSAEKIETTVTRAKELRKFAERMITLGKKNTLASRRNAFAFLRNEEVVAKLFNEIAPKYAERNGGYTRIIKTTVRKGDSAEMAIIELV, encoded by the coding sequence ATGAATCACAATAAATCATATAGAAAGTTAGGTAGAAGAGCTGACCATAGAAAAGCTATGCTAAAAAACTTAACTATATCTTTACTAAGTGCAGAGAAAATAGAAACTACTGTAACTAGAGCAAAAGAATTAAGAAAATTTGCTGAGAGAATGATAACTTTAGGAAAGAAAAATACTCTAGCTTCTAGAAGAAATGCATTTGCTTTCTTAAGAAACGAAGAAGTAGTAGCTAAGTTATTCAACGAAATAGCACCTAAATATGCAGAAAGAAATGGTGGATATACAAGAATCATCAAAACTACTGTTAGAAAAGGTGACTCAGCTGAAATGGCTATAATCGAGCTAGTTTAA
- a CDS encoding DNA-directed RNA polymerase subunit alpha, translating to MLKIEKHARGINITEVKENEFKGQYIVEPLYRGYGHTVGNALRRVLLSSIPGAAIKGVRINGVLSEFSVMEGIKEAVTEIILNVKEIVVKAETSGERKMTLSVKGPKTVTAADIIPDVGIEIVNPEQVICTITTDRELDMEFLVDTGEGFVVSEDIERKDWPVDYIAVDAIYTPIKKVSYTIQDTMVGRMTDFDKLTLEIETDGSIEIRDALSYAVELLKLHFDPLLELGNKMENLRAEVEDEEEDSTTHSKDDNILNTKIEELDLTVRSFNCLKKAGIEEVSQLAKLSLNELLKIKNLGRKSLDEILEKMKELGYDLTQNGSPE from the coding sequence ATGTTAAAGATTGAGAAACATGCAAGGGGTATCAATATAACTGAAGTAAAAGAGAATGAATTTAAAGGTCAATACATAGTTGAGCCTTTATATAGAGGTTATGGGCATACTGTTGGTAATGCTTTGAGAAGAGTTTTACTTTCGTCTATCCCAGGAGCTGCTATTAAAGGTGTGAGAATTAACGGTGTATTAAGTGAATTCTCTGTTATGGAAGGAATAAAAGAAGCTGTAACTGAAATAATCTTAAACGTAAAAGAAATAGTTGTTAAAGCTGAAACTAGCGGTGAAAGAAAAATGACTCTTTCTGTTAAGGGACCAAAAACAGTAACTGCAGCTGATATAATACCTGATGTAGGAATAGAAATAGTAAATCCTGAACAAGTTATTTGTACAATAACTACAGATAGAGAACTTGACATGGAATTTCTTGTAGATACTGGAGAGGGATTTGTTGTATCAGAAGATATCGAAAGAAAAGATTGGCCAGTAGATTATATAGCTGTTGATGCTATATATACACCAATTAAAAAGGTATCATATACTATCCAAGATACTATGGTTGGTAGAATGACTGATTTCGACAAACTAACTTTAGAAATCGAAACAGATGGAAGCATAGAAATAAGAGATGCATTATCTTATGCAGTTGAGTTATTAAAATTACACTTCGATCCATTATTAGAATTAGGTAATAAAATGGAAAACCTAAGAGCAGAAGTGGAAGATGAAGAAGAAGATTCAACTACTCACTCTAAAGATGATAATATTCTAAATACTAAAATAGAAGAGCTAGATTTAACAGTTAGATCATTTAACTGCTTAAAGAAAGCTGGAATAGAAGAAGTAAGTCAATTAGCGAAACTATCGTTAAATGAGCTTCTAAAAATTAAAAATCTAGGAAGAAAGTCTTTAGATGAGATCCTAGAAAAAATGAAAGAATTAGGATATGATCTAACTCAAAATGGATCTCCTGAGTAA
- the rpsD gene encoding 30S ribosomal protein S4, with translation MARNRQPVLKKCRALGIDPVVLGVNKSSKRGPRPNANKKPTEYAVQLREKQKAKFIYNVMEKQFRKIYEEAARKLGVTGLTLIEYLERRLENVVYRLGFAKTRRQARQIVSHGHVAVNGRRVNIASYRVKVGDVISIIENSKNLDIIKTSVEDATVPAWLELDRAAFSGKVLQNPTKDDLDFDLNESLIVEFYSR, from the coding sequence ATGGCAAGAAATAGACAGCCTGTATTGAAGAAATGTAGAGCGCTAGGAATTGATCCAGTAGTTTTAGGAGTTAACAAATCTTCTAAAAGAGGACCTAGACCAAATGCAAACAAAAAGCCTACAGAGTATGCAGTTCAATTAAGAGAAAAACAAAAAGCAAAATTTATATATAACGTAATGGAAAAACAATTCAGAAAGATATACGAGGAAGCAGCAAGAAAACTTGGTGTAACTGGTTTAACTTTAATCGAATACTTAGAAAGAAGATTAGAGAACGTAGTTTACAGATTAGGATTTGCTAAAACTAGAAGACAAGCTAGACAAATCGTTTCTCACGGACACGTAGCTGTAAACGGAAGAAGAGTTAACATCGCTTCTTACAGAGTAAAAGTAGGAGACGTTATCTCTATAATAGAAAATTCTAAAAACTTAGATATAATCAAAACATCTGTAGAAGATGCAACTGTACCAGCATGGTTAGAGCTAGATAGAGCAGCTTTCTCTGGTAAAGTTTTACAAAACCCAACTAAAGATGATCTAGATTTCGATTTAAACGAGTCATTAATAGTTGAGTTCTACTCTAGATAA
- the rpsK gene encoding 30S ribosomal protein S11, with amino-acid sequence MAKKKVAKIKKKVKNIPNGVAHIHSTFNNTIVAITDAEGKVVSWKSGGTSGFKGTKKGTPFAAQIAAEQAANIAMENGMKKVEVRVKGPGSGREACIRSLQAAGLEVTKITDVTPIPHNGCRPPKRRRV; translated from the coding sequence TTGGCTAAAAAGAAGGTAGCTAAGATTAAAAAGAAAGTTAAAAATATTCCTAACGGAGTTGCCCATATACATTCAACTTTTAATAACACAATAGTTGCTATTACTGATGCAGAAGGTAAAGTTGTAAGTTGGAAATCAGGAGGAACATCTGGTTTCAAAGGTACTAAGAAAGGAACTCCATTTGCAGCTCAAATCGCAGCTGAACAAGCAGCAAACATAGCTATGGAAAATGGAATGAAAAAAGTAGAAGTAAGAGTGAAAGGTCCAGGATCAGGAAGAGAAGCTTGTATCAGATCATTACAAGCAGCTGGATTAGAAGTAACTAAAATAACTGACGTTACTCCTATCCCACACAATGGATGTAGACCACCAAAAAGAAGAAGAGTGTAA
- the rpsM gene encoding 30S ribosomal protein S13, producing MARIAGVDIPRNKRVEIALTYIYGIGKPTSQKVLTEAGINFDTRVKDLTEEEVNKIRAIVETIKVEGDLRKEVRLSIKRLMDIKCYRGLRHKMNLPVRGQSSKTNARTVKGPKKPIKK from the coding sequence TTGGCTAGAATAGCAGGAGTAGATATCCCAAGAAATAAAAGAGTTGAGATAGCTTTAACTTACATTTACGGAATCGGAAAACCAACTTCACAAAAAGTTTTAACAGAAGCTGGAATTAACTTTGATACAAGAGTTAAGGACTTAACTGAAGAAGAAGTAAACAAAATCAGAGCTATTGTAGAAACTATTAAAGTAGAGGGAGACCTAAGAAAAGAAGTAAGACTTTCTATAAAAAGACTTATGGATATCAAATGTTACAGAGGATTAAGACATAAAATGAATCTACCTGTAAGAGGACAAAGTTCAAAAACTAACGCAAGAACAGTTAAAGGTCCTAAAAAACCTATTAAAAAGTAA
- the rpmJ gene encoding 50S ribosomal protein L36, translated as MKVRVSVKPICDKCKVIKRHGKVRVICENPKHKQVQG; from the coding sequence ATGAAAGTAAGAGTATCAGTTAAACCTATTTGTGACAAGTGCAAAGTTATCAAGAGACATGGAAAAGTAAGAGTTATATGTGAAAACCCTAAACACAAACAAGTTCAAGGATAA
- the infA gene encoding translation initiation factor IF-1, with product MSKKDVIELEGTILEALPNAMFKVELENGHTILGHISGKMRMNYIKILPGDVVTVQISPYDLSRGRIVYRKKN from the coding sequence ATGTCAAAAAAAGATGTTATCGAATTAGAAGGTACTATTTTAGAAGCCCTTCCAAATGCGATGTTTAAAGTTGAATTAGAGAATGGGCATACTATTTTAGGCCATATTTCTGGTAAAATGAGAATGAATTATATCAAAATTTTACCTGGAGATGTAGTAACTGTACAAATCTCTCCTTATGACTTGTCAAGGGGTAGAATCGTATACAGGAAGAAAAATTAA
- the map gene encoding type I methionyl aminopeptidase, whose amino-acid sequence MTLIKTLDQIKEIKKSNQIIARLYNDILPKYIKPGVTTYELDKIVEDYIRSQGAIPGCIGVPGPYGAFPAATCISVNEEVVHGVPNGRVLQDGDIVSIDTVTVLNGYYGDSAITFPVGNIDEESKKLLEVTEKSRAIGIEMAVVGNRLGDIGHAIQQYVEKNGFSVVRDYAGHGVGLSMHEEPMVPNFGKKGRGFKIENGMVLAIEPMVNVGSYKLNMKDDGWTVVTKDGKRSAHFEHSIAIIDGKAVILSELD is encoded by the coding sequence ATGACATTAATAAAAACATTAGATCAAATAAAAGAGATAAAAAAGTCTAATCAAATAATAGCTAGACTATATAACGATATTTTACCTAAATATATAAAACCAGGAGTAACAACATATGAGTTGGATAAAATAGTTGAAGACTATATAAGAAGTCAAGGAGCTATTCCTGGATGTATAGGAGTACCTGGGCCATATGGAGCTTTCCCAGCAGCTACATGTATATCTGTAAATGAAGAGGTAGTTCATGGAGTACCAAATGGTAGAGTTCTTCAAGATGGAGATATAGTAAGTATAGATACAGTAACAGTTTTAAATGGATATTACGGAGATTCAGCTATAACATTTCCAGTAGGAAATATAGATGAAGAGTCAAAAAAACTATTAGAAGTTACTGAAAAATCAAGAGCTATTGGAATTGAGATGGCAGTAGTTGGAAATAGATTAGGTGATATAGGACATGCAATTCAACAATATGTTGAAAAAAATGGATTTAGTGTAGTAAGAGATTATGCTGGACATGGAGTTGGACTTTCAATGCATGAAGAGCCTATGGTACCAAATTTTGGTAAAAAAGGTAGAGGTTTTAAAATAGAGAACGGAATGGTACTTGCAATAGAACCAATGGTTAATGTTGGGTCATATAAACTTAATATGAAAGATGATGGATGGACTGTCGTAACAAAAGATGGGAAGAGATCAGCTCACTTTGAACACTCTATTGCAATTATCGATGGGAAAGCAGTAATTTTAAGTGAATTAGACTAG
- a CDS encoding adenylate kinase, which produces MNIMLFGAPGAGKGTQAKFLIEKYGIPQISTGDILRAAIKEGTPMGLEAKKFMDEGKLVPDSTIIGIIRDRLSQEDCKKGFILDGFPRTLAQAEALEVLMKEMGIALDKVISLNVPDELIVGRVTGRKVCPACGASFHVEFNPPKVEGKCDYCGTELITRKDDNAETVTKRLGEYHSQTAPLFDFYKSKNLLVEIDGTKEVDVITQEIFAILG; this is translated from the coding sequence ATGAATATCATGTTATTTGGTGCACCGGGTGCAGGAAAAGGAACTCAAGCTAAGTTTCTAATAGAGAAATATGGAATACCTCAAATATCAACTGGAGATATTTTAAGAGCGGCTATAAAAGAGGGAACTCCTATGGGATTAGAAGCTAAAAAATTCATGGATGAAGGAAAGCTTGTTCCAGATTCAACAATCATAGGAATAATCAGAGATAGATTATCTCAAGAGGATTGTAAAAAAGGATTTATATTAGATGGATTTCCTAGAACTTTAGCACAAGCTGAAGCTTTAGAAGTTTTAATGAAAGAGATGGGAATAGCATTAGATAAAGTTATATCGTTAAATGTACCAGATGAATTAATAGTTGGAAGAGTTACTGGAAGAAAAGTATGTCCAGCTTGTGGAGCATCTTTCCATGTGGAATTTAACCCTCCAAAAGTAGAAGGAAAATGTGATTACTGTGGAACAGAACTAATTACAAGAAAAGATGATAATGCAGAAACAGTAACTAAGAGATTAGGAGAGTATCATTCTCAAACAGCTCCATTATTTGATTTCTATAAATCAAAAAATTTATTAGTAGAGATAGATGGAACTAAAGAGGTAGATGTTATAACTCAAGAAATTTTTGCTATTCTAGGATAA
- a CDS encoding cold-shock protein, whose translation MKGTVKWFNEEKGFGFITGEDGKDVFAHFSQINQKGFKTLKENEEVEFQVTKGVKGMQAENIIVK comes from the coding sequence ATGAAAGGTACAGTAAAATGGTTTAACGAAGAAAAAGGATTTGGATTTATAACTGGAGAAGATGGAAAAGATGTGTTTGCACATTTTTCTCAAATTAACCAAAAAGGATTTAAAACACTTAAAGAGAATGAAGAGGTTGAATTCCAAGTAACAAAAGGTGTTAAGGGAATGCAAGCTGAAAATATAATAGTTAAGTAA
- the secY gene encoding preprotein translocase subunit SecY, whose amino-acid sequence MTLMEKFNMKLSSIMKIPELRERIVFTLLMFLVARVGTYIPAPGVDVDRLATMTAQSDILGYINMFSGGAFKRVSIFALGIVPYINSSIVFSLLAVIIPKIEEIQKEGESGRNKITQWTRYLTIGIAIIQAFGVCMWLQSVGLVTTPGTMFFLTTIVTLTAGTVFLMWIGEQISVKGIGNGVSLLIFLNVISGGPSNVVQTIQSMRGSKFLIPVLLLIALAGVLVVAGIVIFQLGQRKIPIHYVGKGFNGRGGMGQNSYIPLKLNSAGVMPVIFASVVMMIPSAIVNAIPSEYTIKTTLAMVFSQGHPVYMLIYAAVIIFFSFFYTAIVFDPEKVADNLKQGGGTIPGIRPGTETVEYLEGVVTRITWGGAFFLAAISILPYAIFTSLGLPVFFGGTGIIIVVGVAIDTVQQINAHLVMREYKGFI is encoded by the coding sequence TTGACTTTAATGGAAAAATTTAATATGAAATTGAGTAGCATTATGAAAATTCCTGAGTTAAGAGAGAGAATTGTCTTCACCTTGTTAATGTTTTTAGTTGCCAGAGTAGGGACTTATATTCCTGCTCCAGGAGTAGATGTAGATAGACTTGCAACTATGACAGCACAAAGTGATATATTGGGTTATATAAATATGTTTTCTGGAGGAGCTTTCAAAAGAGTATCTATATTTGCTCTTGGGATAGTTCCTTATATTAACTCATCAATTGTATTTAGTTTATTAGCCGTGATTATTCCTAAGATTGAAGAGATTCAAAAAGAGGGAGAATCTGGTAGAAACAAGATTACTCAATGGACTAGATATTTAACAATTGGAATAGCAATAATACAGGCTTTTGGAGTATGTATGTGGTTACAATCTGTAGGACTTGTAACTACTCCAGGAACTATGTTTTTCCTTACAACAATAGTAACATTGACTGCTGGAACAGTTTTCTTAATGTGGATTGGAGAGCAGATATCTGTTAAAGGAATAGGGAATGGAGTTTCTCTTTTAATATTTTTGAATGTAATATCTGGAGGACCATCGAATGTTGTTCAGACAATTCAAAGTATGAGAGGAAGTAAATTCTTAATACCAGTATTATTATTAATAGCTCTAGCTGGAGTATTAGTAGTAGCAGGAATAGTTATTTTCCAACTGGGACAAAGAAAGATACCTATTCACTATGTAGGAAAAGGATTTAATGGAAGAGGAGGAATGGGTCAAAACTCATATATTCCTTTAAAATTAAATAGTGCTGGAGTTATGCCAGTGATCTTTGCATCTGTAGTTATGATGATCCCATCTGCTATTGTCAATGCAATTCCATCTGAGTATACAATTAAAACTACATTAGCTATGGTATTTAGTCAAGGTCATCCAGTATATATGTTAATATATGCTGCAGTTATTATATTTTTCTCTTTCTTCTATACTGCTATAGTATTTGATCCTGAAAAGGTAGCAGATAACTTAAAGCAAGGTGGAGGGACTATTCCTGGTATTAGACCTGGAACAGAAACAGTTGAGTATTTAGAAGGAGTCGTTACAAGAATTACTTGGGGCGGAGCTTTCTTCTTAGCAGCTATATCAATTCTTCCTTATGCAATTTTTACTTCTTTAGGACTTCCAGTTTTCTTTGGAGGAACAGGAATAATAATTGTTGTAGGGGTAGCTATTGATACAGTTCAACAAATAAATGCTCATTTAGTAATGAGAGAATATAAAGGATTTATATAG
- the rplO gene encoding 50S ribosomal protein L15, whose translation MKLNELMPSVPRKARKRVGRGESSGLGKTSGKGSNGQKSRAGGGVKPYFEGGQMPIYRRVPKRGFSNALFKKEYAIITLDLLNRFEDGAEVTPEILFETGLVRKMMDGIKVLGNGTLDKKLTVKAHKVSASAKAAIEAKGGVVEIIEVKTFADVAKNNK comes from the coding sequence ATGAAATTAAACGAATTAATGCCTTCTGTACCAAGAAAAGCTAGAAAAAGAGTTGGAAGAGGAGAATCTTCTGGATTAGGAAAAACATCTGGAAAAGGAAGCAACGGACAAAAGTCTAGAGCTGGTGGAGGAGTAAAACCTTACTTCGAAGGTGGACAAATGCCTATCTATAGAAGAGTTCCAAAAAGAGGTTTCTCTAACGCATTATTCAAGAAAGAGTATGCTATAATCACATTAGATCTATTAAATAGATTTGAAGATGGAGCTGAAGTTACTCCTGAAATCTTATTCGAAACTGGATTAGTTAGAAAAATGATGGACGGAATCAAAGTTTTAGGAAATGGAACTTTAGATAAAAAATTAACTGTAAAAGCTCACAAAGTTTCTGCATCTGCTAAAGCTGCTATAGAAGCTAAAGGTGGAGTTGTAGAAATTATAGAAGTTAAAACTTTTGCTGACGTTGCTAAAAACAACAAGTAA
- the rpmD gene encoding 50S ribosomal protein L30 yields MVKLRIELVKSIIGRKPNHIATVKSLGLKKMNDVVEHVETPELKGKLAQVSYLLKVEEVQA; encoded by the coding sequence ATGGTAAAGCTTAGAATAGAGCTTGTAAAAAGCATAATCGGAAGAAAGCCTAACCACATAGCAACTGTAAAGTCGCTAGGGCTTAAGAAGATGAATGATGTTGTGGAGCACGTAGAAACTCCTGAGTTAAAAGGAAAACTAGCTCAAGTTTCTTACTTACTTAAAGTAGAGGAGGTGCAAGCTTAA
- the rpsE gene encoding 30S ribosomal protein S5 yields MSKLANREEKQYQEKLLKISRVSKTTKGGRTISFSVLAAVGDGEGRVGLGLGKANGVPDAIRKALSSAKKNLVDVSLKGSTIPHEIEGKWGATTLWMAPAYEGTGVIAGSATREILELVGVHDILTKIKGSRNKHNVARATIEALKSLRTAEQIAALRGKEVKDILS; encoded by the coding sequence TTGTCTAAGTTAGCAAATAGAGAAGAAAAACAATATCAAGAAAAATTATTAAAGATATCAAGAGTTTCTAAGACAACAAAAGGAGGAAGAACAATATCTTTCTCAGTTTTAGCAGCTGTTGGAGATGGAGAAGGTAGAGTTGGATTAGGATTAGGAAAAGCTAATGGTGTACCTGATGCTATAAGAAAAGCACTTTCTTCTGCAAAGAAAAATTTAGTAGATGTTTCTCTAAAAGGATCTACTATTCCTCATGAAATTGAAGGAAAATGGGGAGCAACAACTTTATGGATGGCACCAGCTTACGAAGGAACTGGAGTTATCGCTGGTTCTGCAACAAGAGAAATATTAGAGCTTGTTGGAGTACATGACATTTTAACAAAAATCAAAGGTTCTAGAAACAAACACAACGTTGCTAGAGCTACAATAGAAGCTTTAAAATCACTTAGAACAGCTGAGCAAATCGCTGCTTTAAGAGGTAAAGAAGTTAAAGATATCTTAAGCTAG
- the rplR gene encoding 50S ribosomal protein L18: MFKKVDRQAVRTRKHLSIRNKISGTADRPRLSVYRSNNNIFAQLIDDVNGVTLVSASTIDKALKANIANGGNVEAAKTVGKALAERAAAKGITNIVFDRSGYKYTGRVAALAEAAREAGLSF; the protein is encoded by the coding sequence TTGTTTAAGAAGGTAGATAGACAAGCTGTAAGAACAAGAAAGCATTTATCAATCAGAAACAAAATTTCTGGTACAGCTGATAGACCAAGACTTTCTGTATATAGATCAAACAACAATATCTTTGCTCAATTAATAGATGATGTTAATGGAGTAACTCTAGTTTCTGCATCAACTATTGATAAAGCGTTAAAAGCAAATATTGCAAATGGTGGAAATGTAGAGGCTGCTAAAACTGTTGGTAAAGCATTAGCAGAAAGAGCAGCAGCTAAAGGAATAACTAATATCGTATTCGATAGATCAGGATACAAATACACAGGAAGAGTAGCAGCTCTTGCTGAGGCAGCTAGAGAAGCTGGATTAAGCTTCTAA
- the rplF gene encoding 50S ribosomal protein L6, with protein sequence MSRVGKKPIIVPSGVEVTINGNVVTVKGPKGTLTREFNSELTIKKEENEIVIERPNDLPAVRAIHGTTRALINNMIVGVSQGFRKTLNLVGVGYRAAAKGKGLELALGYSHPVVIDEVAGITFTVEKNTTIHIDGIEKDVVGQVAADIRAKRAPEPYKGKGVKYSDEVVRRKEGKKS encoded by the coding sequence ATGTCAAGAGTAGGTAAAAAACCTATAATAGTGCCTTCTGGAGTTGAAGTAACAATAAACGGAAACGTAGTTACTGTAAAAGGACCAAAAGGTACTCTAACAAGAGAATTTAATTCAGAATTAACTATAAAAAAAGAAGAAAATGAAATCGTTATCGAAAGACCTAACGATTTACCAGCTGTAAGAGCTATACACGGAACTACAAGAGCTCTAATCAACAACATGATAGTAGGAGTTTCTCAAGGATTCAGAAAAACTCTTAACCTAGTTGGAGTTGGATACAGAGCAGCTGCAAAAGGAAAAGGATTAGAGTTAGCACTAGGATACTCACATCCAGTTGTAATCGATGAAGTAGCTGGAATTACATTCACAGTTGAAAAAAATACAACTATCCACATCGACGGTATCGAGAAAGATGTAGTAGGACAAGTTGCTGCTGATATAAGAGCTAAAAGAGCTCCTGAGCCATACAAAGGAAAAGGAGTTAAGTATTCTGACGAAGTTGTTAGAAGAAAAGAAGGTAAAAAATCGTAA
- the rpsH gene encoding 30S ribosomal protein S8, with protein MYLTDPIADMLTRIRNANAVMHEKVDVPHSNLKDRLAEILKEEGYIANYKVVTDGNKKNIRVYLKYDGKERVIKGIKRISKPGRRVYSSVEDMPRVLSGLGIAIVSTSKGIVTDRVARRENVGGEILAFVW; from the coding sequence ATGTATTTAACAGATCCAATTGCTGATATGTTAACAAGAATCAGAAATGCAAATGCAGTAATGCACGAGAAAGTAGATGTACCTCATTCAAATTTAAAAGATAGATTAGCAGAAATCCTAAAAGAAGAAGGGTATATAGCTAACTATAAAGTTGTGACTGATGGGAACAAGAAAAATATAAGAGTTTACTTAAAATATGATGGTAAAGAGAGAGTTATCAAAGGAATAAAAAGAATCTCTAAACCTGGAAGAAGAGTATATTCTTCAGTTGAGGATATGCCAAGAGTATTATCAGGATTAGGAATTGCTATCGTATCTACTTCTAAGGGAATTGTTACTGACAGAGTAGCTAGAAGAGAAAACGTAGGTGGAGAAATTCTTGCATTTGTTTGGTAA
- the rpsN gene encoding 30S ribosomal protein S14 — translation MAKKSMIARDVKRAELCEKYAEKRAELKKRVAEGDMEAMFELNKLPKDSSVVRKRNRCQLDGRPRGFMREFGISRVKFRQLAGAGVIPGVKKSSW, via the coding sequence ATGGCAAAGAAGTCAATGATCGCTAGAGATGTTAAAAGAGCTGAACTATGCGAGAAATATGCTGAAAAAAGAGCTGAACTAAAGAAGAGAGTTGCTGAAGGAGATATGGAAGCAATGTTCGAATTAAACAAACTTCCAAAAGACTCTTCTGTAGTTAGAAAAAGAAATAGATGTCAGTTAGACGGAAGACCAAGAGGATTCATGAGAGAATTTGGAATTTCGAGAGTAAAATTCAGACAGCTTGCAGGAGCTGGAGTAATACCAGGAGTTAAAAAATCATCTTGGTAA
- the rplE gene encoding 50S ribosomal protein L5: MSKYVSRYHKLYNDVISPALMKELGINNVMECPKLEKIIVNMGVGEATQNSKLIDAAMGDLTIITGQKPIVRKAKKSEAGFKLREGMPIGAKVTLRKERMYDFLDRLVNVVLPRVRDFEGISANSFDGRGNYSLGLRDQLVFPEIEFDKVEKLLGMSITIVSSAKNDEEGRALLKAFGMPFKK, from the coding sequence GTGTCTAAATACGTTTCTAGATATCATAAATTATATAACGACGTTATATCTCCAGCTTTAATGAAAGAATTAGGAATAAATAACGTTATGGAATGTCCAAAGCTAGAAAAGATAATAGTGAATATGGGAGTTGGAGAAGCTACTCAAAACTCTAAATTAATAGATGCTGCTATGGGAGATCTAACTATTATCACTGGACAAAAACCAATAGTAAGAAAAGCTAAGAAATCTGAAGCAGGATTCAAATTAAGAGAAGGAATGCCAATCGGAGCAAAAGTTACTTTAAGAAAAGAAAGAATGTACGATTTTCTAGATAGATTAGTGAATGTAGTTCTTCCAAGAGTAAGAGACTTCGAAGGAATTTCAGCTAACTCATTCGACGGAAGAGGAAACTACTCTTTAGGATTAAGAGATCAATTAGTATTCCCTGAAATCGAATTTGATAAAGTTGAAAAACTTTTAGGAATGTCTATCACTATCGTTTCTTCTGCTAAAAATGATGAAGAAGGAAGAGCTTTACTTAAGGCGTTTGGAATGCCTTTCAAAAAGTAA